A DNA window from Mycoplasmopsis pullorum contains the following coding sequences:
- a CDS encoding site-specific DNA-methyltransferase produces MANDKENVSASKFIYRDKFSRNGWLNMIRERLVKARTILKDDGVIFISIDDAEQAYLKVLMDEIFGEENFVANITIINNLGARSDQKHISQASEYLLIYAKNISKIKFNGKKIESQEIEKKFNLEDSQGSFKSIDLKKSGSESKREDRPFMFYPIIVKKDEVFSIKEEEYNNLYDKKENKFNDEYLENLKRKYQSLGYKFVLPLYKTGEFARWRVGFKSFKERLSSIKFKKETNSIMEKVRPTLENGDLNLPNYKSIWYQPSYDSGSSTKFLNSILDNSSIFNFPKSIHLIKDVIRLHTNKNARVLDFFAGSGTTTHAVWDLNREDGGKRSVTIVTNNENDIAKNVTYERLHRISRGETTDGSSNFEWLNKNEPYQVPLKVYETKQFPIDINESLNDKIDLFIKEIADFANVNLDENEDKQRILYYLKQLYSLKNEEDQNDIN; encoded by the coding sequence TTGGCCAATGACAAAGAAAATGTCTCGGCTTCGAAATTTATTTATCGTGACAAATTTTCTCGTAACGGTTGACTTAACATGATTAGAGAAAGACTTGTCAAAGCTAGAACCATCCTTAAAGATGATGGTGTAATTTTCATATCAATCGATGACGCAGAGCAAGCATACTTAAAAGTTTTAATGGACGAAATTTTTGGAGAAGAGAATTTCGTGGCTAACATAACTATAATAAATAATTTAGGTGCAAGATCAGATCAAAAACATATATCACAAGCAAGTGAATATTTATTGATCTATGCTAAAAATATATCTAAAATAAAATTTAATGGTAAAAAAATAGAATCACAAGAAATAGAGAAGAAATTCAATCTAGAAGATTCTCAAGGATCTTTTAAATCAATAGATCTAAAAAAAAGTGGAAGTGAATCTAAAAGAGAAGATCGTCCTTTTATGTTTTACCCTATAATCGTAAAAAAGGATGAAGTATTTTCGATAAAAGAAGAAGAATACAATAATTTATATGACAAAAAAGAAAATAAATTTAATGATGAATATTTAGAAAATCTAAAAAGAAAATATCAATCTTTAGGATACAAATTTGTATTACCTTTATACAAAACAGGTGAATTCGCCAGATGAAGAGTAGGTTTTAAAAGTTTTAAAGAAAGACTATCTTCAATAAAGTTTAAAAAAGAAACAAATTCTATTATGGAAAAAGTGAGACCTACTTTAGAAAATGGGGATTTAAATTTACCAAATTACAAAAGCATTTGATATCAACCGTCTTATGATTCAGGTTCTTCTACAAAATTCTTGAATTCTATTCTCGACAATTCATCAATCTTTAATTTTCCTAAATCAATTCATTTGATTAAGGATGTAATTAGATTACACACGAACAAAAACGCTCGTGTTCTTGATTTTTTTGCGGGTTCAGGAACAACGACTCATGCTGTGTGAGATTTGAACAGAGAAGATGGTGGCAAGAGAAGTGTAACTATAGTTACCAATAATGAAAATGATATTGCTAAAAATGTTACTTATGAAAGATTGCATCGAATTAGTCGTGGTGAAACAACTGATGGAAGTTCAAATTTTGAATGATTAAACAAAAACGAACCTTACCAAGTACCTTTAAAAGTTTATGAAACTAAACAATTTCCAATTGATATAAATGAAAGTTTAAATGACAAAATAGATTTATTTATTAAAGAAATTGCTGATTTCGCTAATGTAAATTTAGATGAAAATGAAGACAAACAAAGAATTCTTTATTACTTAAAGCAGTTATATTCATTAAAAAATGAAGAGGATCAAAATGACATTAACTAG
- a CDS encoding DNA gyrase/topoisomerase IV subunit A — MEKEKIISKIINESLDKIMANRFERYSKYVIQQRALPDARDGLKPVQRRILFSMHELGFTHNRSYEKSARVVGDVIGKYHPHGDSSIYEAMVNMSQWWKSNIPLLDMQGNIGSLDNDPAAAMRYTEIRMAKIAQYVLSDLDKNTVTFVPNFDDKEKEPVVLPSIFPTLLVNGATGIAIGMATDMPPHNFEEIMEATIAKLQNPEISLKSLLKIVKGPDFPTGGVIYGTEGVHEALELGKLQKNKIKLFAKYNIITSDKNKVIEITEIPYGVVKSELVYSIDLIINNKDVDGILEIKDHSDREGIKIVITLEVDANEKSILNYLFAKTKLQVNINYDNIAIYNNSPKLMNLNQLLDAYIEHVKNVQTKAITYDLEKFKLRLEIVLGFLKVTEITDEVIRVIRKSEGSKAGVIEDLMKYFQFTKNQATAIAELRLYRLSKTDKEEVLKEKAELEEKIAYLSSLLDDEAKFVQYLIYILEKMKNEFPCPRKTQIVANELSLNYDEKDLIKEEIINIGISRHGYIKRLSQKVIDSNDFATYQLKDDDYLTFWNKVNTLDTFLIFTSFGNYAIIPIYKIAESKWKDLGVHLTDFVDLKPGEQVVSVIEIQDWNSNNFIVISTKNGMIKKTPVKDFEVSRLIKTYTAIKISDDDEVVNACISDGTKDVIFVTKNGLFTKYSENEVNIYGTKAKGIKGIYLSTNDYVVSFTTAQHNDVLTLITHEGLIKKIRTKDMPYVSKNNKGKELFKNKKNDPHHVVEIYATRDTDMLLLRDSDGNSYLDPVKQYLFSKTDDTFYNVNISNFVAGVIRKTQKVTNKDTSFETKFENKKTKENDEKVFAEAEKKISTIDEDLNELLRKVNFSLKEKTKNDKNKN; from the coding sequence ATGGAAAAAGAAAAGATTATTTCAAAAATTATTAATGAATCGCTTGACAAAATTATGGCGAATCGTTTTGAACGTTATTCAAAATATGTTATTCAACAAAGAGCCTTACCAGATGCTCGCGACGGATTAAAACCAGTGCAAAGAAGGATCTTATTTTCGATGCACGAACTTGGTTTTACACATAATCGTAGCTATGAAAAATCAGCCCGTGTGGTTGGCGATGTTATTGGTAAATACCATCCACATGGTGATAGTTCGATCTATGAAGCTATGGTTAACATGAGTCAGTGATGAAAAAGCAATATTCCGCTTTTGGACATGCAGGGGAATATTGGTTCGCTTGATAACGATCCGGCTGCTGCGATGCGTTATACAGAAATACGTATGGCTAAAATTGCTCAATATGTACTTTCAGATTTAGATAAAAATACTGTAACTTTTGTGCCAAACTTCGATGATAAAGAAAAAGAGCCTGTTGTTTTACCATCAATTTTTCCAACTTTATTAGTCAATGGAGCAACAGGGATTGCAATTGGTATGGCGACTGATATGCCACCACATAATTTTGAAGAGATTATGGAAGCAACCATTGCAAAACTTCAAAATCCAGAAATCAGTTTAAAAAGTTTATTAAAAATTGTTAAAGGACCAGATTTTCCAACTGGTGGAGTAATTTATGGTACTGAAGGTGTGCACGAAGCATTAGAATTAGGAAAATTACAAAAAAATAAAATCAAATTATTTGCAAAATATAACATTATCACTTCCGATAAAAATAAAGTTATTGAAATTACGGAAATTCCATATGGTGTTGTTAAAAGTGAATTAGTTTATTCGATTGACTTAATAATTAATAATAAAGATGTTGATGGAATTTTAGAAATCAAAGACCACTCTGACCGTGAAGGGATTAAAATTGTCATTACTTTAGAAGTTGATGCAAATGAAAAAAGTATTCTAAATTATCTTTTTGCAAAAACGAAGTTGCAAGTTAATATTAACTATGACAATATCGCAATTTATAATAATTCACCAAAATTGATGAACTTAAATCAATTATTAGATGCTTATATTGAGCATGTCAAAAATGTCCAAACTAAAGCAATCACTTATGATTTAGAAAAATTTAAATTAAGATTAGAAATTGTTTTAGGATTCTTAAAAGTTACCGAAATTACCGACGAAGTTATTCGAGTAATTCGTAAAAGTGAAGGAAGTAAAGCAGGTGTTATCGAAGACTTGATGAAGTACTTCCAATTTACCAAAAACCAAGCAACTGCTATTGCTGAATTAAGACTTTACCGTTTATCAAAAACTGATAAAGAAGAAGTTTTAAAAGAAAAAGCAGAATTAGAAGAAAAGATTGCTTACTTATCTTCTTTATTAGATGACGAAGCAAAATTTGTACAATATTTAATTTACATTTTAGAGAAAATGAAAAATGAATTTCCTTGTCCACGTAAAACTCAAATTGTAGCAAATGAGTTAAGTTTAAATTATGACGAAAAAGACTTAATTAAAGAAGAAATTATTAATATTGGAATTTCAAGACATGGATATATTAAGCGTTTATCTCAAAAAGTGATTGATTCAAATGATTTTGCAACCTATCAACTGAAAGATGATGATTATTTAACTTTTTGAAATAAGGTTAATACCTTAGATACCTTTTTAATTTTTACAAGTTTTGGAAATTACGCAATTATTCCAATTTATAAAATTGCTGAATCAAAATGAAAAGATCTTGGTGTTCACTTAACTGATTTTGTTGACTTAAAACCAGGTGAACAAGTAGTGAGTGTAATCGAAATTCAAGACTGAAATTCAAATAATTTTATTGTAATTAGCACTAAAAATGGAATGATTAAAAAGACACCAGTTAAAGACTTTGAAGTTTCAAGATTAATCAAAACTTACACCGCAATTAAAATTTCAGATGATGACGAGGTTGTTAATGCATGTATTAGTGATGGTACAAAAGATGTAATTTTTGTAACCAAAAACGGACTATTTACTAAATACTCTGAAAATGAAGTTAATATTTATGGTACAAAAGCAAAAGGTATCAAAGGAATTTATCTTTCGACGAATGATTATGTAGTTTCATTTACTACCGCTCAACATAACGATGTTTTAACTTTAATTACACATGAGGGATTAATTAAGAAAATTCGCACAAAAGATATGCCTTATGTAAGTAAAAACAATAAAGGTAAAGAATTATTTAAAAATAAAAAGAATGATCCACATCATGTTGTGGAGATTTATGCAACTCGTGATACTGATATGTTGCTATTACGTGATAGTGACGGAAATAGTTATTTAGATCCGGTCAAACAGTATCTATTCTCAAAAACAGATGATACTTTCTACAATGTAAATATTTCAAACTTTGTGGCCGGAGTAATTCGTAAAACTCAAAAAGTGACAAATAAAGATACATCATTTGAGACAAAATTTGAAAATAAAAAAACCAAAGAAAATGATGAAAAAGTATTTGCAGAAGCGGAAAAAAAGATTAGCACAATTGATGAAGATTTAAATGAAT